Proteins encoded by one window of Cydia splendana chromosome 14, ilCydSple1.2, whole genome shotgun sequence:
- the LOC134797119 gene encoding probable N-acetyltransferase san, translated as MTRAKIELGDVTPHNIKQLKKLNTVVFPVSYNDKFYKDVLEAGELAKLVYYNDIVVGAVCCRIDTSENSRRLYIMTLGCLYPYRRLGIGTLMVEHVLKYVEQEGNFDSIFLHVQVNNEGAIDFYKKFGFEIVETKEHYYKRIEPADAHVLQKTIRQPQSAPLSNGTVPHAKTNGHD; from the exons ATGACTAG AGCTAAAATAGAACTAGGCGATGTGACGCCTCACAATATAAAACAACTAAAAAAGCTAAACACAGTTGTATTCCCCGTGTCATACAACGATAAGTTCTATAAGGATGTATTGGAGGCAGGTGAATTGGCCAAGCTAGTTTACTACAATGATATTGTGGTGGGCGCAGTTTGCTGTAGGATAGACACATCGGAGAACTCCCGGAGATTGTACATAATGACGCTAGGGTGCCTGTACCCATACAGAAGATTGGGCATTGGGACTCTCATGGTGGAACATGTGCTCAAATATGTTGAACAAGAGGGCAATTTTGACAGCATTTTCTT ACATGTCCAAGTAAACAATGAGGGTGCAATAGATTTTTATAAGAAATTTGGCTTTGAAATTGTGGAGACAAAAGAGCACTACTACAAGAGGATAGAGCCGGCAGACGCACATGTGTTACAGAAGACTATTAGACAACCTCAGAGCGCTCCCCTGTCCAATGGTACTGTGCCACACGCCAAGACAAACGGGCATGACTGA